In Acidobacteriota bacterium, the genomic window CCAGGATCATCCGAACGAGAGTAAATTACAGCTTCAATCCCAATGTCTCCTGGACGAATTACATCCAGTATGACAATATCACCAAGGAACTGGGGATAAATTCTCGTTTCCGCTACATTTTCCACGACGGAAACGAGTTCTTCCTTGTGTTCAACCAGGGATGGCAGGGCGAATTCAGCCGCTACCTCCCGGTTTACCAGAAGGGAACCTTCAAGTTTAACTACACCTTCCGCTTCTAATATTGGACTTTTGTGTGGCTAAGTTTTTACAAGAAACCCCTTGACAAAAGGGGTTTCTTATTTTTATTAATAAAACGACTTCCCTTTAAAAGTAGCTTCCCCGAAGGAAGAAAAGAGAGTGAGGGAGTATTTTGATGAATATAAAGTCCCTTTCCTTTTCCCTTTCTCCAAGATATGTAAAACAAAAAGGTTCGCTCCGTCCTTTCCAAGAGGAGACGATAAAGGCAATAAAAGAATCGCAAGAAAGGCTTATATTTGTTGAAGCACCAGTAGGCTCAGGGAAAAGTCATATTTTCCCCACTTTGTTGAACGATCCCTTTTTTGAACGAAGACCGCTCATATTTACTTATCCCACCAAGATCCTGATGGAGGCTCAAATTGGCTCAATGAAGCGAGGCACACCAAATCTCTCAATTTATCCACCTGATGATTTTTCTCCTCAGGGGATAAATCTTTTTTTCTATTCTTCTTCCTCTTTGGTAAGAATTCTCAAAGAGCAGGGGTTGAATTCCCAAATAAATAGGGGTGAGCTCCTTAATAATTTATTTAGGAACCTTGGTCTTTACGGCAAGCGTTCAGCGATCGTTACTTCTCCCGATGTTTTATTTCTTATGGTCAATAAAGAGGCCTACCGAGGCTCGAAGAGGTTGCAGAACTTACTTCAGGGGGCGTTCGTTTTCTTCGATGAGTTCCATCTTTATGCCAATCTTGGCCATTTCTATGAATTGCTGGAAGCGCTTCTTGATGGTATTGCAAGTAAGGTGGTTTTTCTTTCCGCAACCCCCTATGTGAGGGGAGAGGTGGAGAAATTAATCTCTAAATATGGAGCGGTTGATATTCCGTTCGATAGTTCTCGGGGAGATAAGAGGGATGTAATCTTCAACTATCCCCTTGAGGTGAAGGTTTGCGCCTATAAATACACAAAAAGAGAGGATACACTTTCCCTTCTCAGGGAGCTTATTCCCAAGCTGGCGAAGCCATTAGCGATAATTTTTGATTCTGTGTTCCGGTTGAGACATCTTGAGCGAAGGATACGGAAGGAATTTGGGCAGTCGTTTGATATCGTTGAATGGAGTGGCATAAAGAAGGATAAAGCTCCGCTCACTGAAAGAACGGTGGTTCTCGGCACCTCAGCAATAGAGGTAGGCATCGATATGGATTTTAAAACCCTTATCACGGAGGTTTCCTATTGGACTTCGGCCATTCAAAGGATTGGAAGGGTGGGTAGGAAATCGGAGGGGAAGGTGATCATCTTAACTAATCGCGATTTCATCCCTTATGTTGATGAGAAGAATAGTTTGAGTCGGGATGAATTTGAGAAGGAGATTTTAATGAAGGTACTGCGTGATCCAGTTGGGATCCGGGTGGCAGGTGAGATGTTCCGTGGAGATAGCTATAACTTCATACTCATTGATAAAGATACAGGGGAGGCATTCCCCTATTCTCAATCCATTTTTGCTATGTACGAGGTTGAGAATGTTATTGATGATTGGAAGATTATGCCTTACTCAGAGAAGGTAAAGACATTGAGAAACTGCGGTATTCGTAATCGAGAGAAACTTGAGGAGTTGTTACTTTACGATAAACTTTTCCCTTTCTGGGGTGTAGTTGAAGGACGACTAGGAGATTATTACTATCGCGTTACCACTTCTTATGACCCTGAGACAGAGGAACTCATAGTTTCGGGGAAAGAAGAATTTATCTTTTATGGAGGATAATCAATGGTGCAATTTTCAGAGATAAAGGAAATTTTAGAGCCCCAGCTTGGCTATCTGGCTAAATCAAATGGGGAGCAACTTCTCTCACATCACTATACCGTGTGGAGTGTTCTTTCCAAGATAGCTAAATTCATTCCCTCGTTGGATGAACGGGAGAGGTATTTACTTGAACTTTCAGCATTGCTCCATGATGTGGGTAAGATGAGCGAGGAAAACCAACAGAAACTGAGAAAGGGTTTCGAGGAGCCGGGATCTTTTAAGATAGTCCATAAGATGACTCAAGAAGAACTCAATAAATACTTCGAGAAAGTTGAGCTATTGAAAAGGCTTAGCGAGGAAGAAAGGAAGTTTATCTACGATGTTATTCTGACGCATCATAGTGTTTCCCGGGATGATCTTAGGGATATTTCCACCCCCTCGGCTGGGATCTTTACCGAACTCTTGCGTTATGCTGACCATTTGGGCTCGATGGAGCGAGTAAATCCAAACACAATAGCTCGAGTTAGAGAAGCTTTGCGTGGTTTTCTTGATATTACCTATTTTCAGATTTCCCGTTTCCCCTCACCAACCACCTATTTATTTTTGGAAGAGGGAATAAAGGCTTATCGAGAAAAAGGATGGGACCTTCTTCTCGTTTTCGATAACGCTGCTGTTTTCATCGGCGAGAAAGGACTGGGTTTTCCTAATAGGGAAGATGTGGTGTGGGTGATCGAAGATGTTTTCTTCAATAGTTCTTTAAAGTTTCAGTCGGTCTATAATGTTTTCACTAAATGTGTTCTTGGGGGGCTTTCTTGTACCCTGCCCGCCAAATTTATGGAAGCCAATAAGGATAGAATCGTCAGTAATTTGGGAAATGTTACCAAGAAAGGAGGACAATTTTTTAGATTATTGCAGGATCTCTATGCACTTGACGAAAGAGAATACAAAACCATAAAGAATAGACTACCTTTTTGCGATCTTATCCAGGCACTTTGTGGTTCTTCCGGTCACCCCCGAGCAAAAGGATTATGGAAGAACCTTTTTAAGGAAGAGCCACCGGACAGCTTCAACGAGAATGCTTTGACTTCATTGCTTTCTAAAATTTCCCCATCAGATATCATTCCTGACGAATATCTATCAGAGCTTCCCGGTGATAGGAGGAAGAAACTTGATCGTTTCACGCCTGAAGAGCTTTTTCAACTTCTTTACCATATTGCTCGGAGGAGGGAGGAAAAGGTTGGAGATTATTCAGATATCACTCGATATGTAGAAACCATAATGGCTTTAGAGGAAAAGGCGAATTTTAGGGAGTTGGCTAAAGATATTTTCGATCGGTATAAAAGCTATAAAAGAACAAAGACTGCTACTAAAGGAGCCTGTGAGCGTTGTGGTTGCCCCGTGGCTTCGGAAGCACGGCCTGTTTTGGGCTACGGGCGAGGGGAAGGGTATGGCTTTTCCCAGATAAAGGCAGACCCAAGTTCTTCTCAAGCTACTTGCCTCTTCTGTGCTTACGACAATATGGTAGCTAAAGGGGAAGGAAAAGGGGGTAGCCAGAAGGTATTAGTTCGTGTAGAAACAAAGGTTCCTGAACTATGGAAGCATTATAGAGAGCTCGATAGATTAATTAAGGCTATAAGCCAGGGGGTAAGATATCCTCATTCTATAGTAAAGATTGAAGAAAAAGAGGAGCTTCGTCATTTGCCTTTTGGTAAAAGATTGCGTATCCCCCTCTCTCGAAAGGAATACGAGGAGGAATATAGACAGATTTTCCGAAGTGAGCACGGGGTTTTGTTTAGTATAGGAAATGTTGGGCGGAAGGAAGGAGTTAAGAACCTCCGAGCGAAGTATGAACCCCTCTATCATGCACTGAACCTACTTGGTTTTACCACCAGTATAGGACTGAAGGAGCAGATAGGGT contains:
- a CDS encoding HD domain-containing protein; this encodes MVQFSEIKEILEPQLGYLAKSNGEQLLSHHYTVWSVLSKIAKFIPSLDERERYLLELSALLHDVGKMSEENQQKLRKGFEEPGSFKIVHKMTQEELNKYFEKVELLKRLSEEERKFIYDVILTHHSVSRDDLRDISTPSAGIFTELLRYADHLGSMERVNPNTIARVREALRGFLDITYFQISRFPSPTTYLFLEEGIKAYREKGWDLLLVFDNAAVFIGEKGLGFPNREDVVWVIEDVFFNSSLKFQSVYNVFTKCVLGGLSCTLPAKFMEANKDRIVSNLGNVTKKGGQFFRLLQDLYALDEREYKTIKNRLPFCDLIQALCGSSGHPRAKGLWKNLFKEEPPDSFNENALTSLLSKISPSDIIPDEYLSELPGDRRKKLDRFTPEELFQLLYHIARRREEKVGDYSDITRYVETIMALEEKANFRELAKDIFDRYKSYKRTKTATKGACERCGCPVASEARPVLGYGRGEGYGFSQIKADPSSSQATCLFCAYDNMVAKGEGKGGSQKVLVRVETKVPELWKHYRELDRLIKAISQGVRYPHSIVKIEEKEELRHLPFGKRLRIPLSRKEYEEEYRQIFRSEHGVLFSIGNVGRKEGVKNLRAKYEPLYHALNLLGFTTSIGLKEQIGLFGESVVTTTEAYYNSLAVILLARAVKKGNESKFLFAKELIEKSPSVALRCASEEDKKGASLLNKDQLMRFYQFLYKGNIKVFEVNREVYSMRNLLKDAAFFADKEKGIPHFCIEPENRGDFWGKLTRHSATKPIAQALDEIMMGREFDFAMERFLRNIATKIPKEEQDELKKFVAKTKEVLSKYHQLRQEDISKFIRARNALTSAIYVFTRYSNLKEVINE
- a CDS encoding DEAD/DEAH box helicase, with translation MNIKSLSFSLSPRYVKQKGSLRPFQEETIKAIKESQERLIFVEAPVGSGKSHIFPTLLNDPFFERRPLIFTYPTKILMEAQIGSMKRGTPNLSIYPPDDFSPQGINLFFYSSSSLVRILKEQGLNSQINRGELLNNLFRNLGLYGKRSAIVTSPDVLFLMVNKEAYRGSKRLQNLLQGAFVFFDEFHLYANLGHFYELLEALLDGIASKVVFLSATPYVRGEVEKLISKYGAVDIPFDSSRGDKRDVIFNYPLEVKVCAYKYTKREDTLSLLRELIPKLAKPLAIIFDSVFRLRHLERRIRKEFGQSFDIVEWSGIKKDKAPLTERTVVLGTSAIEVGIDMDFKTLITEVSYWTSAIQRIGRVGRKSEGKVIILTNRDFIPYVDEKNSLSRDEFEKEILMKVLRDPVGIRVAGEMFRGDSYNFILIDKDTGEAFPYSQSIFAMYEVENVIDDWKIMPYSEKVKTLRNCGIRNREKLEELLLYDKLFPFWGVVEGRLGDYYYRVTTSYDPETEELIVSGKEEFIFYGG